CCTGAATGTACTGACGGAGCAGGTATGGATTCTTTTTCCTTCCCGATGTTGCGGGAATATCTCAGTATGACACCGCCGGGATTCATCGGGCTCGGACTGCAAAGGAGTGGGTCAGGGAGCGTGGATCGGTCACCACTCAGTTCGACCTTCACCTCGTGAGAATCTCTGGGATGACATTAAGTCATGGTGAACGTGTGACATCATcgtcttttttttgtctggagtgtgtatgagtgggtgtgaatgtgaaGGTTCCACAGTGTGAGTGTGTCGATGTGTGGGGTTGTagagtgtgtatgtatatgtgatCACTGTGTTAGACGTTGTGTGTTCGTGCAGCTTTTCTCagatctgtttgtttgtgcgtgtgtgaagTAAAGACAAACATGCAGGTGTGTTTGTGACTGTTTCACAGTCTGACACTGTGTCACCGAGTGTGCTCAGAAACATCCTGACAGTCTCTCTGAGTTAAAGGCAATGAAATTGTACAACATAAGAGAcgcttttaaatattttacttttggTTGTGACACGGTGACGTCAGAGGAAGAACGGCTCACACAGAGCCGGTGAGGTTTGTGCTGAGGAGGAGCTGCACGCTGTGTcccagcgccctctgctgggcATGTTAGGAAGTGACGTAAAGCCATTTCTttgtattgtaaatatcctgcaGTCAGCGGGAGTTATGAGGGGCTTGTATTCAAATAAAGACTTGATCTTTATGACTCAGTGTTCTCAGTATAATCGATCCACTGCTTAAAGAAATGTGACAGTTCTGTACTGGCTCAGTTTCTGCTGCCCTCTCGGCCACATCTCTGCTGGAATACGAATCTTTAACGTCACTGAATTTTTAGTTCAATAAATGAAGTTTATTAGTTAGAAGCCCCGTTGAATCGAATCCACCCTGAATGTTGTTCCTGCCTCAAAATGACGTGAAATCATTCACAGCAGAGACCAACTCGTTTGTGACACTTTAACCGAGCCAGCCTGGGACGACCCTGGCACatgcaaggtgtacctaataaagtgtccgaAGAGTGTGAATAGTAAAtattttgcagctgttttttcCTGCAGTCATTAAAGGAAACATGGCTCCATTGTTCCTGTAAACCCTCTGAGAATAAACGCGCTTTGTCACCTCTAACATGTAAAGATGTTTTAAACGAATTGAAGCTTTTCGTGATTATAAACTCGTGAAACTTGTTCTTCTGTGCTGACCGTGGAAAACTTTGGCATGTGTCAGCAAACCGCAGCTGCTCTCGTCCTGTTGTtttgatcagctgacctgcctCGGTCACATGACTCGATCCTCTTCCTCTGGCTCTGCTCGGCTCCTCTGAGCACCAGCGCGATCACACACCTTATAGCGCCGCTGGATCACAGCTGCAGGGCAGGTGGAGGCACCGCGGTGGAGGAGCTGCAGAACTCCGTGAGAAAAACGCAGTTTTAGTTTCCGGTTCTGTGTCGGTGGCGGCTGGAATAGATCAGCTTGTGCTGAAACACGAGTGCCACTGAGGGTTTGACGGAGGCCGAGTGGACACTGAGGCGGAGACGTGTTTCTGGGTTTTCACCACTTTGTGTGTCAAGGTAGGTAAAGAGGAGAAAGTTAAATTCAGCGTTTCGTGAGTGGAGTTTGGCGGAAAGCAGAGTCGGGGTAGAGTCAGGGGAGCTGACTACAACAGGCAGATAAGAATAGTTTGGCTTATCTCAGGATGTTTCACCGAGACCATAAAAAGATCAGAGGTCAAAGTCAGCGGCTGCACCCACAGCAATAAGATCAGACCCTCATTAAACCCTGCGGCTCCGCCTCACCTCACCTGCATGTTACAAACTTCACTTCTGCTTGTCTCACACTTTGGGTTTCCATCGCAAGCTTGAACCACGTCCTGCTCTTAATTCCTGTCATGCTGGACTCGactagagcagctttgcatgattcacagttcataATAATCCTCCTTTAACTGGTTGCTTCTTGTAAATTGTTGCCTGTATTAGGGGGAAACTGATAAACAGGGACAAGTGCGCACTGTAAGAAGCTGTGGTCGTGTTTAACATGAACATCGAGAGATTTGTGACAGGAAACGGTTTGATTTGTTCTGCTGTGTTTCCCAGTCGTCTGTAGCTGAGCGGGCGGTGTTTGCAGTGTCCGCGTTCGCCTGCTGAGAGGACACAAAACCAAAAGCATGCCGTccaacaaatcggtgtcagacgCTCCCATCACTCAGTTCATCAACTGCAGGATCCTGAGGGACAACGAGCTGCAGAGgtacgacacacacacactaaacagcACTGCAAAAAGAGCCGGTGTGAGCCAGGAAGCCCGCCAGCTTCAATCCAACTATTCTGCTGAGAGGAGCGCTCAGAGCTCCTGACAGGAGTATACTCGGAGATACTCGGAGAGCCAGGTATAGGTTTTGAGCCTTTGCAGCTcagaaaaatccaaaataaattcaaacttgtgtgcCCAGTTATTGATTGTTAAAGTTATTAATGATGTATGCTGTACCATGGACCAGGGTGTCATGacccaggtgtgtgtgtgtgcgtgtgtgtgtgcgtgtgtgtgtgcagagaggACCTGTGGGTGCGTGAGGGGAGGATTTTAGACCCAGAGAAGCTGTTCTTCGATGAACAGGGATACGCTGACAAACGTGTGGACTGTGAGGGCAGCATCATCGCGCCGGGCTTTATAGACGTCCAGATCAACggtacacacacacccacagacacacacctttGCATGTGTTTCAGAAGCTGCGGTGCTGCAGTAACTTTGATACCTGGTCAGACATTCAGATGGCGTGCTGGAACCTGAGCACGAAACAAAGATGATAGAACTGTAAAAATGAATCTGTGAGCTTCAAACTCTTCTTAATGTTCATCATAGTCTCTGGAGCTGAAGGTGGTGTCAGTGGGATCTGAGCTGACGCTGCAGTTTATAAGCGCTGTGTGTGTTGGAGTCACGGAGAGCGTTGTTGCTGCTGAGGGGCGGGGCTAGTTTATCCCGAGGAGAGTAACGGCTCGTCTTCCTGCTGCAGGAGGTTACGGCATCGACTTCTCGCAGGCGTCTGAGAACGTCAGTGATGGAGTTTCGTTTGTTGCCAAAAAGATCCTCGAGCATGGCGTGACGTCCTTCTGCCCGACTCTGGTCACCTCCCCTCCCGAAGTTTACCACAAGGtcactgtttcatttttatCAGTTCAAGTTTAGACACGCTCGCATGTTCAGGGGTTCCTACTGTCTCCTTCAAAGTCATCTTCTGGAGCATCTCTGGACAGCTTCTTCCAGGCCACCTGCTGCTTTCAGTTCCTTCACTGGAAGGTGCTGCTGCACCGCCTCCACCCGCCACCTAAAACGAACCCTGGAAACAACCAGGACAGACTCAGGATGGAGCAGGGAGAGCACCGAGAGTTAAACTAAAACTGGAGGCTGGGGTTGGAGGCAGCAGCACTGGAAGGTCCAGAGGTGCACCTGAAGGGGTGAAATGAAGGCCGGTGTGAACGCGCTGTGCATGTACACGTCAGGACGTTAACGATCGGTGACGTGAAGCTTCTACGTGTAAACAGCATCATCAAAATGTGTGTTCCAGGTTCTGCCTCAGGTCAAAGTTCATGATGGAGGACCACATGGAGCCGGAGTTCTCGGTGAGGTTTTACAGATGCTGTAGGTGaatttttgtttattctttgtTTATCCTCATTGATCACAAGCTGCAGAGATGTTGGTACGTAAACGATCACACTGCTGCGGTACACGGGCGCCAACCATGGCTGAAAATGGCGTCTGTTTCACTTACTGTAAACTTCCCTGTTCAGGTTTTCACCTGGAGGGTCCGTTCATCAGCGCAGAGAAGAAAGGGGCCCACCCAGAGAAATACCTCCGCACCTTCAAGTCCGGAGGCCTCGAGGACCTGATGGAGGTCTACGGCAGCCTGGACGATGTTGCCATAGTGACGCTGGCTCCTGAGCTGCCCGGCAGCCAATCGGTGGTGAGGGAGCTGAGCCGGAGGGGCATCACTGTGTCCTTAGGTGAGCATTGTGTAGTCACGGCAACGATTATACAGCAAAGCTTAATCGTgatgtaaataataaaacactaaaCCTTCAAGTTAGAAAAGCCGTCTCTGCTTCACtggtttcattttcactttgtttttatttatttatttacaccatttacattattttttctctgtttttataatatttgaaattttatttcttaatttgtctttttttgcatccttgtattttttttaaatatgattttatttattttagattatttttattttcattaaacatttattattcttttgagttttttaaaataaaaaataatcacatttttaatttattattttatttattttcatttttagttgttttatattgtttgcattatttattttaaatttgcttttatttcgtagattttcttttaagataactttcaaaaaaaaattattatcctttttttcattttcatactATTATTCAGTCCTTATTTACTTATACACTTTTCTTGTGtggttgtattttttattttaatgattgATTTactgatttcattttatttcctgtttctgttgaATCATGTTCCGGTTCAGTCCTGAGTGTTTTGTGTGGTGTGTGCGGTGTCAGCGTGGGCAGGTCAGTCCTCTGTAGAGGACCTGGAGCTGCTGTAATCCGTCTGACAGCGCTGATGTGAACAAAGTTTACTCGACTGGTTCTTGCAGGTCACTCAGCGGCCGACCTGTCGCAGGCCGAGGAGGCGGTGCAGCACGGCGCGACCTTCATCACTCACCTGTTCAACGCCATGCTGCCTGTGAGTCCCAGCTGCTGCTCGTCTCTGAGACTCTGAGTCAGTTTCTGTTCAGCCCGGTCGGTTTTACGCTCTCAGTAATCCTTCTGTGTTTGCTGTGGTCCAGTTCCACCATCGTGACCCGGGTATAGTGGGTCTGCTGACCAGCGACAGGATCCCCGCAGGCAGGACGGTTTACTACGGCATGATAGCTGATGGCATCCACACCAACCCTGCAGCCCTGCGCATCGCTCACAGAGCTCACCCGTCAGGTCTGACCGAGGTTTCTATTTCAGATCAGCAGCCAAAAGCACGAAAATCTCGACAAATATATTCCTAAATGTATCAGAATGTTCTTATTTTGGTTTCAGGAGGTTGGTGAAGCTCCACGAATGTGTTTAAACATGTGGCATCATTCTGGGAGTAGATGGATTTTGGACTTTCCCGTGACTTGTGTGTTTCATACTTTCAGGTCTGGTGCTGGTGACGGACGCTATCACCGCGATGGGTCTTCCTCCCGGCCGTCACACTCTGGGCCAGCAGGTCATTGAGATCCAGGGTCTCCACGCTTACGTGGCAGGTCTGATGTTCTTCAGATGTTATTATCTCACAGGCCTGTGATTTCCTGAGCGATGCATAACTAGAACCAGAGAtctgaaaagtaaaataaatcgTGCTTGCCACGGTTTCATGTGTAAAACTCTCTAACTTCACTCTGTGTTCAGGCACCAAGACTTTGAGCGGCAGCATCGCCACAATGGACATGTGTGTGCGCCACTTCAAGCAGGCCTCAGGTCAGTTTGTGTTGCTTTAATGactaaaaacaggaagtagaatcatAATGAGCAGTGACGCGCTGCCTGGTGTAAACTCCAGCAGGTGAGACCTGGTTGCTGTGGCGATGCAGGTCAGATCATCATTGCTCTTCACTTCCTGCTCTGTCCTCCAGGCTGCAGTGTACAGGAGGCTCTGGAAGCTGCCTCCCTGCATCCGGCTCAGCTTCTGGGAATCAGCCACAAAAAGGGAAAGCTGGACTACGGCTCCGACGCAGGTCAGAGCCGACTGCACCTTTATTTCTGCATCCCTGCTGTTAGAGCTGCTGTAGTTCCTCCTTTGTGTCCTCAGCGTTTTCTTGGATGTAAATATGGACTTTTTTCATGGGGGGGGGGCTGTATAACAGTTGACCAaagcctgcagttcctctagtgtccagcagaggctccagcaggGAGCCAGTctccatagactcccatgttaaactttacagcagaaataaaaacgTTTACAGCCAAACCGCTTCGAGAACTTCGAACTCGCTCTGTTTCAGATTTACAATAAAAGTTTTAATAAGAGTAAATAAAATAACCCACATGAATGGTGAGTGAATATTTAGCCTCCATCATGCACATTTGTCAGTTGTGCAGCGCTTCAAAGGTCAACGACGTTGGATTAAAGTTTAACGGCTGTAGCCGTGAGGTTCTCCGGGATCGCGCCGCCTCTCTCTGACCTTTCCTGGAGTTCATGTGTTTTCCTTTAATGAGGCCAGCAGCTGGATTCAGCCTGAATTTGTGAGACTTACAGTTTAACTGATCCTTCAAAGCATTGACGTTCCTCCAGATGTTCAGGAGGAAACCGTCTCCGACTGACAGAACTCCGACTTTTCCACCGTCTTTGCAATGATCCCTCTATAACACCATCCTTCTGATTCTTTTCTCTCAGCAGCGCTGCTTCCTGTGTTTCTTACACTCTGCACTATTTTTTTACAGACCTCGTTCTGCTCGATGAGGGCCTCAACGTCAAAGCCACCTATATCTCTGGAGAGGAGGTTTGGAGAAAAGGACAGTAGGAGATGAAGAAGGAAACTGGACCGCCTGTGCCTTCGTACATGATCGACATGGTTTTAATGGACTGACTGAGTGCACCAGGCGCTGCAGGAAAACTGGACCAGAGTGAAATATTACTGCACTATTAGTTTATTAAATGTCAGATGATGTGCTTTACTGTTAGATGTAGAAAATGATTTCCTGCCTTTCAAACTACCAAAGATTTCTGTTTATTACCCTGAAAGTCAGCGTGCTCATTGATCGTGTGTTGCTGAAAGTCTGATGTTGTGTTAAAGCAGCTGTATGACCTCTGTAGGGTCAGGGGTCACGGTGAAGGTCACTGCACACCCTCAGTTTCTGtaaacttctctttttctttgtttgtttcaaaTTTTACGGACACCATCAACCGAGTGTGGACAGACTGCTGCTGGTGTGGAGCAGATGTTAGCATTATTGTCTCATAGTGAAAAGGTCCTGAGTTGGAACGGCCAGGCCAGCTGTGGTCTCTGGTTTGAACGTTTTCAGcctttaaaagaagaaatagtCACATCGTGGACTCATAACTGTCCGTGTGAGACCGACCTGGTGACAGGCTGTTCAGGAACTCAAAAGTAAGGGTGGTAAACTCGTGCCCAGGAAACTATTTCATGAATCGCTCTCACTGGTAAAatgctgccccctggtggtgaaTGTTATAGTTAAAGGACAGCGAGAACCTTTAACTCTTTACCCCTCAGGTGTCGACGAGGGTAACCCTCGTTTCTCTTTCCTGATCTGAACAGAAGGAGAACACACAgacctgtgtttgtgtttgagcGCTGTTAGGACGACGGGCGTGTGCAGCCATAATAACTGTTTAATCTCCAACTGCAGCCCTGTAATTTAATTACTGGCTTATAAAGAGAAAATGTGCAGACCTGCGTCACAGTGAGcagacaggtgtgtgtgtgtgtgtgtgtgtgtgtgtgtgtgtgttcccatTAACTATCTGAGTCTCCTGCTCCTGCCTCCCTGGATTCGTCTGATCCTCGGTCGTGCTGGGACAGCCAACATCTGCAGCAGgcgtgttttgttttcattcctcctcctctggtttgcgtcgggggggggggggcgtgtTGAGACAGCAGGCTGCCTTGTTATTATTTTGGGTGACATCATCTCGCCCGAGGCTTTCATGCACTGAAGCAACTCAGCGCTCTGAGCGAGCATCAGCTGCCCAGCTTCCTCTTCCTCCGGGGTGaacgggaggaggaggagggagcagCAATGAGGAGCCTTTTATTGTGAAACTGATAAGTTTGTTTGAGGCTCAGAAAACGGCAGAGTTTGGACTTTTTGCCATAAGCACAAATAAGGACAAATTTAGTGGGATATtttagaaaaatgtaaaaatattttgagTACAGATTTTCGGAGTATGGGGGGAAACAGGAATCCACACGTGTGACTGTAAACTGATGAACTATTAAAAATAACGCTGTAGTCTTCAAGAGATAAAAAGCTtccaaagaagaaaaagccCGAGAACCTCGAGGCTCTGACGGGAAACTGTCTGAGGCGAGAGTTTTGGGCCCGGCGCCTGAGAGAGACGTCGGCCCGAGGAGCTCCAGCTGTACGCGCTGAGAGAGCGAGGCCACGAAGGGTCAGCGCAAACCAGCCTTCTTAGACGCCTCCTAGATTAGTCAGAGAGCGTGTGTGCGCATGCAGCAGCGTCTCGGAGCTTTAATAAGCACCAATCAAAGTTGTTCCTGTTCCTGAAGCTCATTCTTGACTCGTAAGTGAAAGTTTGATTATTTGGCTCTGTGTGAGGTCACGTGGCGTGCCCGGCGAGCTGGTGTTTTTGTTCTTGATCCAACGTCATCGGTGCGATGCATCAACACGCAGCATACCACAGAACCGGTTCCCCGAGGGTCACGTGAAATCTACAGAGGCGAGGCCGTTTGTAACGAACACGCTGATCCAGCCTGAACACGAGCCGGAAAATCCCCGCAGGTTTACCGTCTCTGAGACGGGCGCGTCTGCACGCCGTGTACCTCGGCGCAGAAACAACACATCCGGCTGTTTATGTTGGGAAGGAGAGCCTTTCAGCAGCTCATTATGAACATATGAGGACGTTTTAAGTTGTTTAATAATTCTGGGAGTAGCGTGGTGGAGGCGGAGCTCCAACAGGCAGCGTAAAAGTCACTGTGGTCATCCCGCTCTTGTTTTGGTGACACAGATCTGTGGCTACAGGCACAACTCTGTTTGTTTTGGTGTGCTCCAAATTGACGTCACTAACCATCACCTCATGAGGTGGGCGGGTCCCACGCTGTAAGAGGAAGTGGAAGGGCTAAAAG
Above is a genomic segment from Oreochromis niloticus isolate F11D_XX unplaced genomic scaffold, O_niloticus_UMD_NMBU tig00002348_pilon, whole genome shotgun sequence containing:
- the LOC109199111 gene encoding N-acetylglucosamine-6-phosphate deacetylase yields the protein MPSNKSVSDAPITQFINCRILRDNELQREDLWVREGRILDPEKLFFDEQGYADKRVDCEGSIIAPGFIDVQINGGYGIDFSQASENVSDGVSFVAKKILEHGVTSFCPTLVTSPPEVYHKVLPQVKVHDGGPHGAGVLGFHLEGPFISAEKKGAHPEKYLRTFKSGGLEDLMEVYGSLDDVAIVTLAPELPGSQSVVRELSRRGITVSLGHSAADLSQAEEAVQHGATFITHLFNAMLPFHHRDPGIVGLLTSDRIPAGRTVYYGMIADGIHTNPAALRIAHRAHPSGLVLVTDAITAMGLPPGRHTLGQQVIEIQGLHAYVAGTKTLSGSIATMDMCVRHFKQASGCSVQEALEAASLHPAQLLGISHKKGKLDYGSDADLVLLDEGLNVKATYISGEEVWRKGQ